A stretch of DNA from Longimicrobium terrae:
GCGGTGAGGAGGCGGTGGGCGTGCTGCAGCGCCTGGTGCACGACGGCGACGCCGAGGTGCGCGCCGCCGCGGCCGCCGCGCTGGGACGGCTGGGGCACTGGCCCTCCGCCCCGGTCATCGCCGCGCTGCTGCGGGACCGCGCCTGGTCCGTCCGCAGCCAGAGCGCGCTGGCGCTGCGCAGCCTGGGCAGCCCGGGCCTTCTGTATCTTCGGCGCGGCCTTTCGGATGAAGATCCGTTCGCCGCGGACATCGCCCGCCAGGTGCTGGACCTGCCGGCTTCTTCGGCGGAACGGGAACGGTGGGGATGACCTGGTACGAGATTACGTCGCTGGTGCTGGTGCGGCTGGAGTGGGTCATCCTGATCTACTTTGCCTTCGTGAACGGCTGGTACCTGCTGCTGCTGATCAGCGCCGGGTACGAGATGCGCGAGTACGTCCTTCTGACCCGCGGACGTGCCCGCTGGCGGCTGATGGGCTCCCGCGTGGCGCCGTCGATCAGCATGCTGGCGCCGGCGTACAACGAGGCGGCCACCATCTCCGAAAGCGTGCGCGGGCTGCTGGCGCTGTACTATCCCAACCTGCAGGTGGTGGTCGTCAACGACGGCAGCAAGGACGCCACCATGGAGGTGCTGCAGGACACCTTCGACCTGGCGCCCATCCACCCCATCTACCAGAAGCGGATTCCCTCGCAGGAGGTGATCGGCCTCTACCGGTCGCGCCTGCACCCCAACCTGATCGTCGTCGACAAGCGCAACGGCGGCAAGGCGGACGCGCTGAACGCGGGGCTGAACCTGACCACGAGCGAGCTGGTGTGCGCCATCGACGCCGACACGCTCATCGAGCCGGATTCGCTGCAGCGAATGGTGCGCCCGTTCCTGGAGCGGCGCGACGTGGTGGCCGCGGGGGGGACGATCCGCATCGCCAACGGATCCACGGTGGAGGCGGGGCGGGTGAGCCACGCGCGCGCCCCCCGGCGGCTGCTTCCTGGCTGCCAGGTGGTGGAGTACCTGCGGGCTTTCCTCTTCGGGCGCTTGGGATGGAACCGGCTGGGGGGCAACCTGATCATCTCCGGCGCCTTCGGGCTGTTCAGCCGCGATGCCATGCTGGCGGCGGGGGGTTACGAGCACGCCACGGTGGGCGAGGACATGGAACTGGCGCTTCGGCTGCGCCGCATCGGCTACGAGCGCAAGGGACCGCACCAGATCGCCTTTGTCCCCGATCCCGTCGCGTGGACGGAGGCGCCGGAAACCGCGGCGGTCCTGGGGCGGCAGCGCGACCGCTGGCACCGCGGGCTGGCGGACGTCCTGTGGCGGCATCGGGGCGTGATGTTCAACCCGCGCTACGGGGCGATGGGGCTCATCGTCTTTCCCTACTTTGTCCTGGTGGAGCTGCTGGCGCCCATCGTGGAGGCGGTGGGGCTGCTGGGGCTGGTGGCCGGGCTCACGCTGGGCGCCATCAACGTGCCCTTCGCCATCCTCTTCTTTCTGGCGGCCTACGGACTGGGCGCGGTGCTCACGGTGATGACGCTGGTGATGGAAGAAGCGTCCTTTCACCGCTACGAGGGCTTTCGCGACCGCATGCTGCTGGTGGGATGGGCGATGGTGGAAAACCTGGGCTACCGGCAGATGACCGTGTGGTGGCGGCTGCGGGGAATCTGGAAGTACCTGCGGGGGAGCAAGAGCTGGGGCTCCATGGAGCGCCGCGGCTTCGGCACCACGCCGCTGCCGCCCGTGAAGCCGGCTCCGTAACGGCAGGGCATCACGCAGAGCAGCAGAGCAGCAGAGAAAGAACAACAAAAAGGAGCATCGCACAGAGTCAACAGAGTCAACAGTAAAAAGATTCTGTACTCTGTTGACTCTGTTAACTCTGTGTGATTTCTATCTTTGTTTTTTCTCTGCGTCTCTGCTGCTCTGCGTGAGGTTCTCCCTCCGTGAAGCGGAGCCGGAGCACGCACGGCGGATGGATCTGGCGCGGCGGGATGAAACGTACCTTGGACGTTGGCGCCGATGATGCAAGTGTTTCCGCCGGATGACAGGTGGTGGTGGAGAATGAATTGGAGCACGGATAACGGAATGAAGAGCATTCGACTGCATGCGGCAGCCGCGCTGGCGGCCGTCTTTCTGGCGCTGCCCGCGCACGCGCAGGAGTGCCCGGCGGCGGGAAATCCGCGCGCCGAGGCGGGATGGACGGCGTACCGCGCGGGCGACGCGGCGGCGGCGCGGCGCGAGTTTACCGCGGCGCTGCGGGTGTGCCCCGCGCACGTGGGCGCCCGCACCGGCCTGGGCTACGCCGCCCTGCGCGAGAACGCGGCGGACGAGGCGCGGCGCCTGTTCCAGGGCGTCGTGGCGGAGTCGCCGGACAACGTGGACGCGCTCGTGGGGCTGGGCCTGTCTGCCTGGCGGCTGGGTGACCAGGAGACGTCGCGCACCGCCTTTACGCGCGCGCAGCGGATCGATCCGTCCAACGCGGACGCGCGCGACTTTCTGGCCCGGCTGGGCCCGGCGCCCGCCGCGCGCCCCGTGCGTGCGCCGCTCGTCCGCCCGGACACGCTCGTGTATCCCTCGCGGGCGCGTGGCGACCACTTCGAGGTGCGTACGGCGCGCGGGTGGCAGCCCTTCTATCTCAAGGGCGTAAACCTGGGCGCGGCGCTCCCCGGCAAGCATCCCAGCGAGTTTCCGGATTCCGCCGTCTACGTGCAGTGGATCCAGCAGATGGCGGCGATGGGCGCCAACAGCATCCGCGCGTACACCATCCATCCGCCCCACTTCTACTCCGCCCTGCGCGCGTGGAATCTGGCGCACCCGGACGCGCCGCTCTGGCTGGTGCACGGCGTGTGGGCGGAGCTTCCGCCGGAAGACGACTTCGCCAACCGGGAGTGGGAGGGCGAGTTCTTTCAGGAAATGCGCTACGTCGTGGACCTGCTGCACGGCCGCGCGGACGTCCCCGCGCGCCCGGGCCACGCCTCCGGCTACTACACGGCGGACGTGTCGCCCTGGGTGCTGGCGTACATCATCGGGCGCGAGTGGGAGCCGTTTTCCGTCGTCGCCTTCAACGAACTGCACCCCGAACTGCGCGGCTACCGCGGCCGCTTTCTGAACGTGGAGGGCGGCACGCCGATGGACGCGTGGCTGGGCAAGGCCAGCGAGTACATCGTCGCGTACGAGACGGACACGTACCACGCGCAGCGGCCCGTGGCCTACACCAACTGGCCCACGCTGGACCCGCTCACGCACCCGACCGAATCGACCGTGGCGGAGGAGATCGCCATCCGCGAGCGGCTGGGCGAGCGGGTGGAAAGCCGGCCGCTGGAGTACGACAACGACGCCACCGGGCTGGACGCCAACCTGGTGACGCCCACGGCGGCGCTCCCCGCCGGCTACTTCGCCAGCTACCACGCGTATCCGTACTACCCGGACTTCCTGGTGCTGGACCCCGGCTACAACCAGGCGCGGTCGCCGGAGGGGCGCTCCAACTACTTCGGCTACCTGACGGAACTGAAGCGGCACCACACGCACCTGCCCGTCGTCATTTCCGAGTACGGCGTGCCCACCAGCATCGGCAACGCGCACTTCCAGCCGCAGGGCTTTCACCACGGCGGGGTGACGGAGCAGCAGATGGCGGAGATCGACGCCCGGCTCACGCGAGAGATCGCCGAGGCGGGAATGGCGGGGGGGATGATCTTCGCCTGGATCGACGAGTGGTTCAAGAAGAACTGGATCGCCATCGAGTTCGAGATCCCGCTGGAGCGCAACCGCCTGTGGTTCAACCGGCTGGACGCGGAGCAGCACTACGGGATGTACGCCATGGACCCGGGCGAGGTGGTGCCCGGCGCCACGCTGGCGGCGCGCGCTGCGGGATGGCGCAACATCCGCCCGCTGTACACGGGGCAGGGCGGCACGCTGCGCGCCGCCTCGGACGAAGCGTACCTGTGGCTGCGGTTTGAGGGCGACGGCGGGCGCCTGCCGCCGGAGCTGTTCGTGGGGCTGGACATGCTGAAGCCGGCCGCGGGCGACTTCCGCTTTCCCGGCCGTGTCGGAAACCGGCTTCCCGTGGGCGTGGAGTTCGTCGTCAGCGCCACGGGGAATGAGGTGCGGGTGATGGCGGACCCGTCGTCCAACCCGTTCCGCGTGGAGCGCCGCGAAGGGATCGCGGGGCAGCCCAGCGCCGGGCCGAACATCGAATCGCCGCTCCCGGGCTTCTTTACGGGACGCTGGCAGA
This window harbors:
- a CDS encoding glycosyltransferase family 2 protein, with the protein product MTWYEITSLVLVRLEWVILIYFAFVNGWYLLLLISAGYEMREYVLLTRGRARWRLMGSRVAPSISMLAPAYNEAATISESVRGLLALYYPNLQVVVVNDGSKDATMEVLQDTFDLAPIHPIYQKRIPSQEVIGLYRSRLHPNLIVVDKRNGGKADALNAGLNLTTSELVCAIDADTLIEPDSLQRMVRPFLERRDVVAAGGTIRIANGSTVEAGRVSHARAPRRLLPGCQVVEYLRAFLFGRLGWNRLGGNLIISGAFGLFSRDAMLAAGGYEHATVGEDMELALRLRRIGYERKGPHQIAFVPDPVAWTEAPETAAVLGRQRDRWHRGLADVLWRHRGVMFNPRYGAMGLIVFPYFVLVELLAPIVEAVGLLGLVAGLTLGAINVPFAILFFLAAYGLGAVLTVMTLVMEEASFHRYEGFRDRMLLVGWAMVENLGYRQMTVWWRLRGIWKYLRGSKSWGSMERRGFGTTPLPPVKPAP
- a CDS encoding tetratricopeptide repeat protein, with translation MKSIRLHAAAALAAVFLALPAHAQECPAAGNPRAEAGWTAYRAGDAAAARREFTAALRVCPAHVGARTGLGYAALRENAADEARRLFQGVVAESPDNVDALVGLGLSAWRLGDQETSRTAFTRAQRIDPSNADARDFLARLGPAPAARPVRAPLVRPDTLVYPSRARGDHFEVRTARGWQPFYLKGVNLGAALPGKHPSEFPDSAVYVQWIQQMAAMGANSIRAYTIHPPHFYSALRAWNLAHPDAPLWLVHGVWAELPPEDDFANREWEGEFFQEMRYVVDLLHGRADVPARPGHASGYYTADVSPWVLAYIIGREWEPFSVVAFNELHPELRGYRGRFLNVEGGTPMDAWLGKASEYIVAYETDTYHAQRPVAYTNWPTLDPLTHPTESTVAEEIAIRERLGERVESRPLEYDNDATGLDANLVTPTAALPAGYFASYHAYPYYPDFLVLDPGYNQARSPEGRSNYFGYLTELKRHHTHLPVVISEYGVPTSIGNAHFQPQGFHHGGVTEQQMAEIDARLTREIAEAGMAGGMIFAWIDEWFKKNWIAIEFEIPLERNRLWFNRLDAEQHYGMYAMDPGEVVPGATLAARAAGWRNIRPLYTGQGGTLRAASDEAYLWLRFEGDGGRLPPELFVGLDMLKPAAGDFRFPGRVGNRLPVGVEFVVSATGNEVRVMADPSSNPFRVERREGIAGQPSAGPNIESPLPGFFTGRWQMRFNRPFISQANEDGVYDSLRVVPNRRRFARDGTEFPALGYDRGLLRRGALPDGLWERDEANGVLEVRIPWGLLNVTDPSERRVLQDPEGQVPGDFGTTTVDGVRIVAAAREGSAWRQWPASGRAADVALFAWPTWEEPKWRARERPVYGAMREVFRTLRPAGEAGGGR